GCCGCTCACCCCTCGGCCGCGGGTCATGGGTACAGAGATAGTATGATGATACTGCCAGGACATGGATGAGCATCAGAAACGGATAGCCCGACTGGACGGCATCTTCAAACCGGAATCCATCGCCATCGTGGGGCTGCCCCGGGGCATGAAGACGGGGAAGTTGTTTCTTATGGCCCTCAAGGATCAGGGCTACCCCGGCCCCATCTACCCGGTTCATCCCGAGGCCCGTGAAATCGACGGGCTCACGGCCTACCCCGCCCTTTCCGCCATCCCCGGTCCCGTGGATCTGGCCATTATCCTGGTCCCCCATTCCAGCGCCCTCCCGGTGGTCAGGGAGTGCGCTGCCAAGGGGGTCAAAGGGGCCGTGCTCTTTACGGCCGGGTACAAGGAGACCGGCACCGATGAAGGAAAGGCCCTGGAAGCGGAGCTGACCGCCATTGCCCGGGATTCGGGGATGCGGCTGTTCGGGCCGAACTGCATGGGGATCTATTGCCCCGAATCCCATCTCTCGTTTTTCCCTGAACTCTCCCGGCGCCCCGGGCCCGTGGGATTCATCTCCCACAGCGGTTCCCTGGGAAATATCATCTGCCGCGTCGGCCCCCGGAAGGGGATATGCTTCAGCAAGGTGGTCAGCCTGGGAAATGAATGCGACCTGACCGGAGCGGATCTCCTGGAGTATCTGGCGGACGATCCGGCGACCCGGGTCATCGGCGCCTATCTGGAGGGGATCAAGGACGGATCCCTGTTTTTAAAGGCCCTGAAAGGGGCTTCGAAGAAGAAGCCTGTCATCCTCTGGAAGGTGGGACTGACCCCGGAGGGAGAGAAGGCCGCCGCCTCCCACACCGGGGCCATGGGGGGCGCCCGAAAAATATGGGAGGCCATTGTCCGGCAGGGAGGCGCCATCCCTGTCAAAGGGCTCGATGTCCTCCTGGATACGCTCATGGGGTTTTCACTCCTCCCCTCCTGTTCAGGGGACCGGATCGCCGTTATCTCAGGGCCGGGCGGACTGGCCGTGGCCGCTGCCGAGGCCTGTGGAAACACCGGGCTCAGGATCGCGGAGCTGTCTCCCGGCACCCGTTCCGCCCTGGCCGAATTCGTTCCGCCCACAGGCACGAGTCTGGCCAATCCCGTGGATGTGGGACTCACGGCCTCCCTGGAGATCGACATCTATACCCGGACCCTCAAGATTCTGGCGGCAGACCCGGGGGTGGATGCGATCGTGACGGTGGGGCGGGGAATGACCCCGGAGTTGAACGACCAATACGTTACCTCCGTGATCGAGACCCGGAGACGATCGGGGAAGCCTCTGCTTGCCGTGGATATCCCGGGATTCGATCTGGATTTCTCCCGGCCCCTGTGTCGGGCCGGGGTCCCGTTTTTCGACACGGTCGAGCGGGCCCTGAGTGTTTATGCGCAGGTCCGCCAACATCAGCGGGGGAGGAATCATCGCAACCACAGGGGGTGAATGGGGATCATGATGAAGACTTCAATAGACATTACCGGATATTTCCCGGGGGTGATCGGTCAGATAACGACCCTTCATGCGGTCTATTACAAGAAACACTGGGGTCTAGATCACTCCTTCGAGGCCCAGGTGTCTCGTGAACTCTCCGATTTCATTTCCCATTTTGATGAGAAAAGGGACGGGTTGTGGAATGCCGTGTCAGGGGAAACGCTTGCCGGATGCATCGCCATTGCCGGGGACCGGGACCGGACCGGGGATGCCAGGCTGCGGTGGTATATCGTGGATCCCCGTCGCCAGGGAGAGGGCATCGGGAGGACCCTGATTACAAAAGCCGTTGATTTCAGCAAGACAGCAGGGTACAAACGGATTTATCTCTGGACCTTTAAGGGGCTGAATCAGGCCCAGTCCATTTACGAACGCAACGGGTTCAGGAAGGCCGAGGTCCGGGATGTGGAACAGTGGGGGGGCGTTATAAAGGAACAGATGTTTGAATTGGATTTGGGAATTTAGCACCTTATTTCCGATAACCCTGCAACAAAAAACAAGAAAATCTGTTTGTATCTCAGTACGCCTTATTTTATAGACTCACACGGAGGCACAAAGAACACAGAGAAAAGGGCATGTTCCCGTTTCTTCACAAAAAAAATCCTTTGTGTGTCTCTGTGTGAGTCCTGGGCGGGATTGGTTGCGGGTATCCGCTTTAGGGATTTAGGGATTGGGAAATTGGGGAATTGGAGAATTCAGCAATTGGTATCTGCGAAATCTACGAAATCTGTGGATGGGCAGCCGGTGACGTGATCATAAAGGAGAAGCGAATGGAGATTATAGCAAAGGCGTTGGAACAAGGGCGAACCACACTCTCAGAATACGAATCCAAGCAGGTCCTCTCTGCCTACGGCATTCCGGTAACCCGGGAGGTGCTGGCAAGCGACCTCCAGGGACTCAAGAGTGCGGTCCTCGACATCGGTTTTCCGCTGGTGTTGAAGGGGTGCTCATCCGAGATCGCCCACAAGACGGAAAAAGGGCTCATAAAGGTGGATATCAGAAATGAGGCGGAGGCGGAGGCGGCCTTTGAGGAGATCACGGGCCACATGGGCGCCGGTGCTTCGGTCCTGGTCCAGGAGATGATCAAGGGCCAGAGGGAGCTGGTCATCGGTCTCACCCGCGATCCCCAGTTCGGTCCATGCGTCATGTTCGGGCTGGGCGGCATATTTACCGAGATCCTGAAGGATATCTCTTTCCGTGTGGCCCCCCTGGAAAAGCGGGATGCACTGGAAATGATGCACGATATCAAGGGGCACAAGATCCTGGAGGCGGTGCGCGGCATGGAGGCGGC
This Deltaproteobacteria bacterium DNA region includes the following protein-coding sequences:
- a CDS encoding acetate--CoA ligase family protein, which encodes MDEHQKRIARLDGIFKPESIAIVGLPRGMKTGKLFLMALKDQGYPGPIYPVHPEAREIDGLTAYPALSAIPGPVDLAIILVPHSSALPVVRECAAKGVKGAVLFTAGYKETGTDEGKALEAELTAIARDSGMRLFGPNCMGIYCPESHLSFFPELSRRPGPVGFISHSGSLGNIICRVGPRKGICFSKVVSLGNECDLTGADLLEYLADDPATRVIGAYLEGIKDGSLFLKALKGASKKKPVILWKVGLTPEGEKAAASHTGAMGGARKIWEAIVRQGGAIPVKGLDVLLDTLMGFSLLPSCSGDRIAVISGPGGLAVAAAEACGNTGLRIAELSPGTRSALAEFVPPTGTSLANPVDVGLTASLEIDIYTRTLKILAADPGVDAIVTVGRGMTPELNDQYVTSVIETRRRSGKPLLAVDIPGFDLDFSRPLCRAGVPFFDTVERALSVYAQVRQHQRGRNHRNHRG
- a CDS encoding GNAT family N-acetyltransferase, which encodes MGIMMKTSIDITGYFPGVIGQITTLHAVYYKKHWGLDHSFEAQVSRELSDFISHFDEKRDGLWNAVSGETLAGCIAIAGDRDRTGDARLRWYIVDPRRQGEGIGRTLITKAVDFSKTAGYKRIYLWTFKGLNQAQSIYERNGFRKAEVRDVEQWGGVIKEQMFELDLGI
- a CDS encoding acetate--CoA ligase family protein, with the translated sequence MEIIAKALEQGRTTLSEYESKQVLSAYGIPVTREVLASDLQGLKSAVLDIGFPLVLKGCSSEIAHKTEKGLIKVDIRNEAEAEAAFEEITGHMGAGASVLVQEMIKGQRELVIGLTRDPQFGPCVMFGLGGIFTEILKDISFRVAPLEKRDALEMMHDIKGHKILEAVRGMEAADLDMFSNILIQVGQIGLENNAVKEIDINPVIISGSKPVAVDALVILEQDKP